In Methanobacterium sp., the following are encoded in one genomic region:
- a CDS encoding YcaO-related McrA-glycine thioamidation protein, with the protein MFKEVPVRYFGCTHRAMSPEETINWVKDKLRAAGVTRVTEITHLDRIGIPVYSAIRPTAEEGAVSIYAGKGATQDQAKASAMMEAFERYSAELQDDEKKNSFICCSYEKSDEFIDPKSLILPRLPFDPQEKELNWVKAVNVKDDEECLVPADAVYHPYNAPNSINLFKSNTNGLASGNKIEEAVFHGMTEVIERDAWSLFEIKRRKAPEIDLETIENPLINELLDKFKEAGVHVKLVNLTSDVEAATIAAVSDDTVLKDPALLTLGVGTHLDPEIAVMRALTEVAQSRATQIHGTREDTTRAVFMRKAGYERMKRINKHWFGESEEVIDLNEIKNYAGKSFKEDIETTLDLLKKAGFKDVLFVDLTKPEIEIPVVRVIIPSMEVYSVDPQRVGKRLVRKSKKG; encoded by the coding sequence ATGTTCAAAGAAGTTCCGGTAAGATATTTCGGATGCACTCACAGAGCAATGTCTCCAGAAGAGACAATAAACTGGGTAAAAGATAAATTGAGGGCTGCTGGTGTTACAAGGGTAACCGAAATTACACATCTTGACAGAATAGGAATTCCAGTTTACTCAGCAATACGTCCAACCGCTGAAGAAGGTGCTGTAAGCATCTATGCCGGTAAAGGAGCTACACAAGACCAGGCAAAGGCTTCAGCAATGATGGAAGCCTTCGAGAGGTACTCGGCTGAATTACAGGATGATGAAAAAAAGAATTCATTTATATGCTGCTCTTATGAAAAATCAGATGAATTTATAGACCCAAAATCCCTTATATTGCCCCGTTTACCTTTTGATCCCCAAGAAAAAGAATTAAACTGGGTAAAAGCAGTGAATGTCAAAGATGATGAGGAATGTCTTGTACCGGCAGATGCCGTATATCATCCTTACAATGCCCCAAATAGCATTAATTTGTTTAAATCCAATACAAACGGACTTGCATCTGGAAATAAAATAGAAGAAGCTGTATTTCATGGCATGACTGAAGTTATTGAAAGAGATGCTTGGAGCTTATTTGAGATTAAAAGAAGAAAAGCACCTGAAATTGACCTTGAAACTATTGAAAACCCTTTAATTAACGAACTTCTTGATAAATTCAAAGAAGCGGGTGTCCATGTAAAACTTGTAAATCTGACATCAGATGTTGAAGCAGCCACAATTGCAGCCGTTTCAGACGATACTGTCTTAAAAGACCCTGCATTACTAACTCTTGGAGTTGGAACCCATTTAGATCCAGAAATAGCTGTTATGAGGGCTTTAACAGAAGTGGCTCAGAGCCGGGCCACCCAGATTCACGGTACAAGAGAAGACACTACACGTGCAGTTTTCATGAGAAAGGCTGGCTATGAGCGGATGAAACGCATTAACAAACACTGGTTTGGAGAATCAGAAGAAGTTATTGATCTAAATGAAATCAAAAACTATGCAGGTAAATCATTTAAAGAAGATATTGAAACCACCTTAGATTTACTTAAAAAAGCAGGGTTTAAAGATGTTTTGTTTGTTGACCTTACAAAACCTGAAATTGAAATACCTGTTG
- a CDS encoding site-2 protease family protein yields MVKFTASEIRDLIISLIVISFAFALLLSNGNIGLAITLIPLTLVVVGFGFIFHELAHKFVAIRYGYWAEYQMWIQGLVLCLITAYFGFLFAAPGAVYIHGEYLSKKENGIISIAGSVTNLIFAIIFLLIIKITGQVYYWAYLGMFINGFLAFFNQLPIGGLDGSKVIRWNPIIWILIIIVSLGFVAIGYFPNLLSLLL; encoded by the coding sequence ATGGTAAAATTTACTGCTTCAGAAATCAGGGATCTTATAATTTCATTGATTGTCATATCATTTGCTTTTGCACTATTATTAAGTAATGGAAATATAGGTCTTGCTATAACCTTAATACCACTCACATTAGTCGTAGTTGGTTTTGGTTTTATATTCCACGAACTTGCACATAAATTCGTGGCAATTAGATATGGCTATTGGGCTGAATATCAAATGTGGATTCAAGGACTGGTTTTATGTTTAATTACTGCATATTTTGGATTTCTTTTTGCAGCCCCAGGAGCAGTTTATATTCACGGAGAATACCTAAGTAAAAAAGAGAATGGAATAATATCTATTGCCGGATCAGTGACTAATCTAATTTTTGCGATAATATTCTTGCTAATTATAAAAATTACAGGACAGGTATATTATTGGGCATATTTAGGGATGTTTATAAATGGATTCCTTGCATTCTTCAATCAACTACCAATCGGAGGACTTGATGGATCAAAAGTTATAAGGTGGAATCCCATAATCTGGATACTGATCATAATTGTCTCATTAGGATTTGTGGCCATAGGTTATTTCCCCAATTTACTATCATTATTACTATAA
- a CDS encoding HIT family protein, giving the protein MTMKCEYCQIPGAYGNLIYETEYWQIYLAPSQRYFGTCVVVLKNHRRNLRELRKDEWADFSQIVEELELALNNAFSPTLFNWSCFMNSAYRTNPPDPEVHWHFIPRYNYKIEFEGLIFEDPDFGYIPQPIEHKIPEDVMKKMMDEIKRNLKLLNR; this is encoded by the coding sequence ATGACGATGAAATGTGAATACTGCCAGATTCCGGGTGCATACGGAAATTTAATCTATGAAACAGAATACTGGCAAATTTATCTTGCTCCAAGCCAGAGATATTTTGGTACATGTGTGGTAGTACTTAAAAATCATCGTAGGAATTTGAGAGAACTAAGGAAAGATGAATGGGCTGATTTTTCTCAAATCGTTGAAGAATTAGAACTTGCATTAAATAATGCTTTTTCACCCACATTATTTAATTGGAGCTGCTTTATGAATTCTGCATACAGAACAAACCCTCCCGACCCTGAAGTTCACTGGCATTTTATACCAAGATATAATTATAAAATTGAATTTGAAGGTTTAATTTTCGAAGATCCTGATTTTGGATATATTCCACAGCCAATAGAGCATAAAATACCTGAAGATGTAATGAAAAAAATGATGGATGAAATTAAAAGGAACCTAAAATTATTAAATCGTTAA
- a CDS encoding aminopeptidase P family protein, with protein MRILDEIHKENIDSMVVLNPKNIAYLSGFNPSSFSVLILKDEPVLLTSKMDFEDASLNTSIPLEEFKSLDKIKDYLNGVIGIEKSITLGVYRKLKISPIFEVKITDAVERLRRIKSGEEIQNIEKAIDIAESAIKDIDFDSQRSENEIAAQIEYNMRIMGSKKASFDTIVASGKRSSLPHADVSNKPLNMPVVIDWGATYNNYCSDTTRTLIETEKQEEIFEIVLEAQKSAIDVIRPGIKASYVDKVARDVIEEYGYGDYFLHSTGHGVGLEIHESPSLSSNETIKLEKNMVVTVEPGIYLKDEFGIRIEDMVLIKNKAKVLNKIKNKI; from the coding sequence ATGAGAATACTTGATGAAATCCATAAAGAAAATATAGACTCAATGGTAGTTTTGAATCCGAAAAATATTGCTTATTTATCGGGTTTCAACCCATCAAGCTTTTCAGTTTTAATTTTAAAAGACGAACCTGTACTTTTAACATCTAAAATGGATTTTGAAGATGCATCATTAAATACATCAATTCCTCTTGAAGAATTTAAGTCCTTAGATAAAATTAAGGATTATTTAAATGGAGTTATTGGAATAGAAAAATCCATAACCCTCGGAGTATATAGAAAGCTTAAAATCAGTCCAATATTTGAAGTAAAAATAACAGATGCAGTTGAAAGGCTTAGACGTATAAAATCCGGGGAAGAAATTCAAAATATTGAAAAAGCTATTGATATTGCGGAAAGTGCCATTAAAGATATTGATTTTGATTCCCAGAGGAGTGAAAACGAAATTGCTGCACAGATAGAGTATAATATGAGAATTATGGGTTCAAAAAAAGCTTCTTTTGATACCATTGTCGCTTCAGGTAAACGATCTTCACTCCCTCATGCTGATGTTTCCAATAAACCTCTGAATATGCCGGTTGTGATAGATTGGGGCGCTACTTATAATAATTATTGTTCTGATACCACGAGAACCCTTATTGAAACTGAAAAACAGGAAGAAATATTTGAGATAGTGCTTGAAGCTCAAAAAAGTGCCATTGATGTAATAAGGCCCGGAATTAAAGCTTCTTATGTTGATAAGGTTGCAAGAGATGTGATTGAAGAATATGGGTATGGCGATTATTTTCTTCATTCTACTGGGCATGGAGTAGGGCTTGAAATACATGAAAGCCCTTCATTGTCCAGTAATGAAACAATTAAACTTGAAAAAAATATGGTTGTGACGGTTGAACCAGGCATATATCTTAAAGATGAATTTGGGATCCGTATAGAAGATATGGTACTTATTAAAAATAAGGCAAAGGTTTTAAACAAAATTAAAAATAAAATATAA
- a CDS encoding type II secretion system F family protein: MAIIPGVLSPVSDVIDGIAPDKYSIKIQETLIRCGMYVRASDLITLCLIAGILLGLLSAVLAILLSINPILGGIVGFIAPTALIGVYLFFMMERRVDAIEQGTPDFLRQVASLLRAGVGLETALEDVSKHGQGPLNDELKRAVIEIKIGSTFDEAIIGMGQRLKSKNLDRTFRMILEGRRTGGSLSDVIETVAEDLRAVLALKRERKANVMMSVMFLVIAAIVAAPLALGMIMTYSGFIASLGKPNALAEVAGTAAAGYIIIHSIIAGLLIGIVLYGSAKKGVKFSLLLAPVAFIAFWVISQYAGKFIGFG; the protein is encoded by the coding sequence ATGGCAATTATTCCCGGTGTATTATCACCAGTATCAGATGTAATTGATGGCATTGCTCCTGATAAATATAGCATAAAAATTCAGGAAACTCTTATTAGATGTGGGATGTATGTAAGGGCTTCAGATCTAATTACTTTATGTCTTATTGCAGGTATACTTTTAGGTCTGCTTTCAGCAGTTTTAGCTATATTACTAAGTATAAATCCTATTTTGGGAGGGATTGTGGGTTTTATAGCACCTACAGCATTAATTGGAGTATATCTTTTTTTCATGATGGAAAGGAGAGTTGATGCTATTGAACAGGGCACTCCTGACTTTTTAAGACAGGTTGCATCATTGCTTAGGGCAGGTGTAGGTCTTGAAACTGCACTTGAAGATGTTTCAAAACACGGTCAGGGTCCTTTAAATGATGAACTTAAAAGAGCTGTAATAGAGATTAAAATTGGAAGCACCTTTGACGAAGCCATAATAGGGATGGGACAACGTTTAAAGTCTAAGAATCTGGACAGAACATTTAGAATGATACTGGAAGGAAGAAGGACTGGTGGAAGTTTATCTGATGTTATTGAAACTGTAGCAGAAGATTTAAGAGCAGTGCTTGCATTAAAGAGGGAAAGGAAAGCAAATGTAATGATGTCAGTAATGTTTCTTGTTATAGCCGCTATAGTTGCAGCACCTTTGGCATTGGGAATGATAATGACCTATTCTGGTTTTATAGCATCTTTAGGGAAACCAAATGCTCTGGCTGAAGTTGCAGGAACTGCTGCTGCTGGTTATATAATTATTCACTCAATAATAGCAGGATTATTAATTGGGATTGTTTTGTATGGTAGTGCGAAGAAAGGTGTTAAATTTTCGTTGCTTTTAGCTCCAGTAGCATTTATAGCTTTTTGGGTTATAAGTCAATATGCTGGAAAATTCATTGGGTTTGGTTGA
- a CDS encoding class III signal peptide-containing protein gives MQILKDERAQGSAELLLIFGGVIVVVIIAAIMYRNYVIGLSDELSNGTDLQNIMGNLTVMKDKLS, from the coding sequence ATGCAGATATTAAAGGATGAAAGAGCACAGGGTTCAGCAGAACTCTTACTAATTTTTGGTGGAGTTATTGTGGTTGTAATTATTGCTGCCATTATGTACAGAAATTATGTAATAGGCCTTAGCGACGAACTCAGTAATGGGACTGATTTGCAGAATATAATGGGTAATTTAACAGTTATGAAAGACAAATTGAGCTAA
- a CDS encoding lactaldehyde dehydrogenase produces MQMLINGKFIEKSEYIEIKNPANNKVIDTVPKGTRKDVKIAISAAKRTSNITREIPSRLISEYLYDIYGELSKNSKLFEKLITIDCGKPIKDSKEEVKRSKQTILLSAEESKRIYGETIPMDACIGGEGVIGFTTRIPLGVVGAITPFNYPLNLVIHKVAPAIAAKNTVVVKPSTKAPLAALKFAEIANTYLEDGFLNVVPGSGSEVGDEIVKSELVDKISFTGSIETGLSISKNAGMKKLTLELGGNDPLLVLADANIEKAVEAAVRGSYLNAGQVCIGVKRIILDKKIADEFTDKLVKATGRLKVGDPMDIKTDVGPLIDENAAINVEKIVNQSIDDGAELLCGGKREGSFYTPTVLDNVDSKMNIVQKETFGPISPLIHVDGIDEAIDVANNTKYGLQAGIFTDNINSALKAAKKIDAGSIIINKQSTYRTDNMPFGGCKMSGMGKEGIKYAVEEMTRTKLFVFN; encoded by the coding sequence GTGCAAATGTTAATAAATGGGAAATTTATTGAAAAATCAGAATATATAGAGATTAAAAACCCTGCAAACAACAAAGTAATAGATACAGTACCTAAAGGAACCCGTAAAGATGTAAAAATTGCAATATCTGCAGCAAAAAGAACATCGAATATTACCAGAGAAATACCATCTCGTTTAATATCAGAGTACTTATATGATATTTATGGTGAATTATCTAAAAATTCGAAGTTATTTGAAAAATTAATTACTATCGATTGCGGTAAACCAATTAAGGACTCAAAAGAAGAAGTTAAACGTTCTAAACAAACAATTTTACTTTCTGCAGAAGAATCAAAAAGAATATACGGCGAAACAATTCCCATGGATGCATGTATCGGTGGAGAAGGAGTAATAGGATTCACCACAAGAATTCCTCTTGGTGTGGTTGGAGCAATAACTCCTTTTAATTATCCTTTAAATCTGGTTATTCACAAAGTTGCTCCGGCAATTGCGGCTAAAAACACTGTTGTGGTAAAACCATCTACAAAAGCACCTCTTGCAGCTCTTAAATTCGCTGAAATTGCCAATACATACCTTGAAGATGGATTTTTAAATGTTGTTCCCGGTTCAGGCAGCGAAGTAGGGGATGAAATTGTAAAAAGCGAACTTGTAGATAAAATATCATTCACCGGAAGCATTGAAACAGGCCTTTCCATATCAAAGAATGCGGGGATGAAAAAGTTAACCCTTGAACTCGGGGGAAATGACCCATTACTGGTTCTGGCAGATGCAAATATTGAAAAAGCTGTAGAAGCTGCTGTTAGGGGTTCTTATCTTAATGCCGGCCAGGTTTGTATCGGTGTTAAACGCATAATTCTTGACAAGAAGATCGCCGATGAATTCACCGATAAGCTGGTTAAAGCTACTGGAAGATTGAAAGTTGGAGATCCTATGGATATTAAAACTGATGTTGGACCTCTAATTGACGAAAATGCAGCCATTAATGTTGAAAAAATTGTAAACCAATCCATTGATGATGGTGCTGAATTATTATGTGGTGGAAAACGAGAAGGTTCATTTTATACACCTACAGTTCTGGATAATGTTGATTCAAAGATGAATATTGTCCAAAAAGAAACATTTGGTCCTATATCGCCTTTAATACATGTAGATGGCATTGATGAAGCTATAGATGTAGCAAATAATACAAAATATGGTTTGCAGGCAGGAATATTTACAGATAACATTAACAGCGCCTTGAAAGCCGCAAAAAAAATAGATGCAGGAAGTATTATAATAAATAAGCAGTCAACTTACCGTACTGATAACATGCCTTTTGGCGGATGTAAAATGAGTGGTATGGGGAAAGAAGGCATTAAATATGCAGTTGAGGAAATGACTCGGACAAAACTCTTTGTTTTTAATTAA
- the otsB gene encoding trehalose-phosphatase, translated as MDNSKYLFDHLEELQDFKDDNKTALITDIDGTISEIVPTPMEAVVSQNMKNAIKKLVDKFEFTGVMTGRSIKNALNMIENKNIIYIGNHGLEQFKNGKIRIDPEVKDFIPIIKKVGESIKKKLSDYDCILFQDKELSYTVHYRLCDNGEKIRRIALDAISEIKDSKLLKIGEGRKVIEIRPPIGHNKGTILQKLILENDIKKIIYLGDDITDSDAFAKLNELNKQKKVKSASIVVISKETPEYVKKNASYYVKSVDEIQKFFNWISND; from the coding sequence TTGGATAATTCAAAATATCTTTTTGATCATCTTGAAGAGCTTCAAGACTTTAAAGATGATAATAAAACAGCATTAATCACTGATATTGATGGAACCATAAGTGAAATTGTCCCCACACCTATGGAAGCGGTGGTAAGCCAAAATATGAAGAATGCAATAAAAAAACTTGTAGATAAATTTGAATTCACTGGTGTAATGACTGGTAGAAGCATAAAAAATGCTTTAAACATGATAGAAAATAAAAATATCATTTATATTGGAAATCACGGCCTGGAACAGTTTAAAAATGGAAAAATACGTATAGATCCAGAGGTTAAAGATTTTATTCCAATTATTAAGAAAGTTGGAGAAAGCATCAAAAAAAAATTAAGTGACTACGACTGTATTTTATTTCAAGATAAAGAGCTGAGCTATACTGTTCACTACAGACTATGTGATAATGGAGAGAAAATCAGACGAATAGCTTTAGATGCCATTTCAGAAATAAAAGATTCTAAACTTCTTAAAATTGGAGAAGGTCGCAAGGTGATAGAGATCAGGCCTCCAATAGGGCATAATAAAGGCACAATCTTACAGAAACTAATTTTAGAAAATGATATTAAAAAAATTATATATTTAGGGGATGATATTACTGATTCAGATGCTTTCGCCAAGCTCAATGAACTTAATAAACAAAAAAAAGTCAAATCAGCCAGCATTGTGGTAATTTCAAAGGAAACTCCTGAATATGTAAAAAAAAATGCTTCATATTATGTTAAGAGTGTTGATGAAATCCAGAAATTCTTTAACTGGATTTCCAACGATTAA
- a CDS encoding adenylyltransferase/cytidyltransferase family protein, whose amino-acid sequence MIGISADFDPVHNGHVKLIEKGRDIAEKTGGEVVIYLNKDYSANHAPFFANYEARRKMAIRAGADRVVPIEGMHHRLTLAYTVPIRIAMMIEDGVVDYVDAADVSTKKIQKYASSFAKRGIFSGIPRNLPNRNVIRWFAVNEFLYKKYKRKMKFHIIPELKMGGKISGREIRAKIIENNFKIPDEVKKVLPESTVEILEKEINNGNIPGKRNIETITKRLNTYSRPNLLNIAHINANAADAIVKGRQYRNEDQIWASLRMAGYGPVLTRLAISSVEQDVTRKEVFELIKTYEAEGIIPPDQTVESVIERAWFVASNVDKGIKSSDAHEMFRKGKRGSKFPDTIDAGMHLRNFEVEDLKDGMNALLYVDKQDRLRCQIRTETRKIKSPLKLPAKHATYLRLLIDSHFIPLNARIIEKREGMRVRIFIGK is encoded by the coding sequence TTGATTGGAATCAGCGCTGATTTTGACCCTGTACACAATGGACATGTCAAATTAATAGAGAAGGGAAGAGATATTGCCGAAAAGACGGGTGGAGAAGTTGTAATTTACTTAAATAAAGATTACAGCGCTAATCACGCCCCATTTTTTGCAAATTATGAAGCAAGACGCAAAATGGCTATCAGAGCCGGAGCTGATAGAGTTGTACCTATTGAGGGTATGCACCATCGGCTGACACTTGCATATACAGTTCCCATAAGAATTGCAATGATGATAGAGGATGGTGTTGTTGATTATGTGGATGCTGCAGATGTTTCCACCAAAAAAATCCAGAAATACGCCTCATCATTTGCAAAAAGAGGGATATTCAGTGGAATTCCCCGAAATCTCCCTAATCGTAACGTAATACGTTGGTTTGCGGTGAATGAATTTCTCTATAAAAAATACAAAAGAAAAATGAAATTTCATATAATTCCCGAACTAAAAATGGGGGGTAAAATTTCAGGGAGAGAAATCAGGGCGAAAATAATAGAAAACAACTTCAAAATTCCAGATGAAGTGAAGAAAGTTCTGCCAGAGTCTACAGTGGAGATACTTGAAAAAGAAATTAATAATGGTAATATTCCCGGAAAAAGAAACATTGAAACAATCACCAAAAGATTAAACACATATTCAAGACCTAATTTGCTTAATATAGCACATATAAATGCTAATGCAGCAGATGCGATAGTTAAAGGTAGACAATATCGAAATGAAGACCAGATATGGGCATCCCTGAGAATGGCAGGTTATGGTCCAGTCCTTACCAGACTCGCAATAAGTTCAGTTGAACAGGATGTTACCCGAAAAGAAGTATTTGAGCTTATTAAAACTTATGAGGCAGAAGGAATAATCCCGCCAGACCAGACAGTTGAAAGCGTGATTGAAAGGGCATGGTTTGTCGCATCAAATGTTGATAAAGGAATAAAGTCCTCAGATGCTCATGAAATGTTTAGAAAAGGCAAAAGAGGTTCTAAATTTCCAGATACCATTGATGCAGGTATGCATCTTAGAAACTTTGAAGTTGAAGATCTTAAAGATGGGATGAATGCTCTGCTTTATGTGGATAAACAGGACAGGTTACGCTGCCAGATACGCACAGAAACTCGTAAAATCAAAAGTCCACTTAAATTACCTGCAAAACACGCAACTTATCTACGGCTTCTTATAGATTCTCATTTTATTCCACTTAATGCCCGCATTATAGAAAAAAGAGAGGGAATGAGGGTTAGAATATTTATTGGGAAATAA
- a CDS encoding rubrerythrin family protein, with the protein MQKTLENLAKAFIGESQARNRYTLYSKVAKKEGYEQLSEIFLNTAENEREHAKWAMRMINSLKDESGQPEEIIVTADAPTTLGTTVENLKATIAGERHEYTEMYPEFADTAEEEGLKDIAKRLRAIGNVEEHHEGRFKEILKQIEAGTVYKKDKEVEWVCRKCGYVHVGMEPPEECPSCDHPAKYFQIKCEEF; encoded by the coding sequence ATGCAGAAAACATTGGAAAATTTGGCGAAAGCTTTTATTGGTGAAAGTCAGGCAAGAAATAGATATACGCTCTATTCTAAAGTTGCAAAAAAAGAGGGATACGAACAGCTTTCTGAAATCTTTTTAAATACAGCAGAAAATGAAAGAGAACATGCTAAATGGGCAATGCGGATGATTAACAGCTTAAAAGATGAATCAGGCCAGCCAGAAGAAATTATTGTAACGGCAGATGCCCCTACGACTCTTGGAACTACTGTTGAAAACCTTAAAGCTACAATTGCTGGTGAACGTCATGAATATACTGAAATGTATCCAGAATTTGCAGATACAGCTGAAGAAGAAGGTTTAAAGGATATTGCTAAGAGATTAAGGGCAATTGGTAATGTAGAGGAGCACCATGAAGGAAGATTTAAGGAAATATTAAAACAAATAGAGGCAGGGACAGTATATAAGAAAGATAAAGAAGTTGAATGGGTCTGCAGAAAATGTGGCTATGTTCATGTGGGGATGGAACCTCCAGAAGAATGTCCTTCATGTGATCATCCAGCTAAATACTTCCAGATTAAATGCGAAGAATTCTAA
- a CDS encoding MarR family winged helix-turn-helix transcriptional regulator, giving the protein MHNAKKLLESDDSEIPVSLIISVIHRTHMIFINEKIKDMDITAGQIPFLMVLSREEGISQDDLASHFHIDKGTVARALRKLEDNKYLFREIDPENRRRHLIYLTSKGKSTVPKIVDIDKEWGDSMRSNISEGEYNHVFNILRKMALKCLEKVDRNGVK; this is encoded by the coding sequence ATGCATAATGCAAAAAAATTACTAGAAAGCGACGATTCAGAGATTCCGGTAAGTTTAATAATATCAGTGATACATCGTACGCATATGATATTCATAAATGAAAAAATAAAAGATATGGATATTACTGCAGGTCAGATACCTTTTCTTATGGTGCTCTCTCGTGAAGAGGGTATAAGTCAGGATGACCTTGCATCCCATTTTCATATTGATAAAGGAACAGTTGCTCGCGCATTAAGGAAATTAGAAGATAATAAATATCTTTTCAGGGAAATTGACCCTGAAAACCGTAGAAGACACCTCATATATCTAACTAGTAAAGGAAAAAGTACAGTTCCCAAAATAGTTGATATTGATAAGGAATGGGGTGATTCAATGCGTTCTAATATCTCTGAAGGTGAATATAATCATGTTTTTAATATTTTAAGAAAAATGGCATTAAAATGTCTTGAAAAAGTTGACAGGAATGGAGTAAAATAA
- a CDS encoding MATE family efflux transporter, which yields MNSNKNQSSKGDVDKRISMITGDPKKAIRSLAMPMIMSMLLLMAYNLADSIWVAGLGPNSLAALGFISPVFMIMIGLGNGLGAGATSLIARCIGAKNKKGADNAAIHAVILTLAVSAILTIFILIFLQNILMSMGAGESLNLAVQYGKIVFGGLVFLIFSSVASGILRAEGDVKRATYAMAATAILNIILDPIFIYYLEMGVSGAAWATVISSAISASLMIYWLLVKRDTYVSFSMSDFKPNFKVVKDILTVGLPASAESFVMSVLGIVLNLMLVLTAGTTAVAVYTAGWRVVMIAMIPAIGIGTAVITVAGAAYGAKKYENVSTALNYSVKLGVLIAIFTGTLTYVFASNIATIFAYSSQSAFMAPSIAEFLKVMCLFYIVVPLGIMASCVFQAMGKGITSLILTIIREVAFISVFAYLFAFILGLGQYGVWWGIVVGGALGCAVAYIWANKYINSLKRTYIKKETPEMEVTSAK from the coding sequence ATGAATTCAAATAAAAATCAAAGTTCTAAAGGAGATGTTGATAAACGTATCTCCATGATCACTGGAGATCCGAAAAAAGCGATCCGTAGTTTAGCAATGCCTATGATCATGTCTATGCTTCTTTTAATGGCATATAACCTTGCAGATAGTATATGGGTTGCAGGACTTGGTCCAAATTCCCTTGCTGCTTTAGGATTTATCTCACCAGTCTTCATGATAATGATTGGGTTAGGTAATGGTCTTGGAGCGGGTGCAACTTCTTTAATTGCAAGATGTATCGGGGCAAAAAATAAAAAAGGAGCCGATAATGCAGCAATACATGCAGTCATTCTTACACTGGCTGTTTCGGCCATATTGACAATATTTATCCTGATATTTCTTCAGAATATATTGATGTCAATGGGGGCTGGTGAATCACTTAATCTTGCAGTTCAATACGGAAAAATTGTATTTGGTGGATTGGTGTTCCTGATCTTTTCAAGTGTTGCGTCAGGAATTTTAAGAGCTGAAGGTGATGTTAAAAGGGCAACATATGCTATGGCTGCAACAGCTATTCTTAACATAATCCTTGACCCAATATTCATTTACTATTTAGAGATGGGCGTTTCTGGAGCAGCATGGGCAACAGTGATATCTTCTGCAATTTCAGCAAGCTTAATGATTTACTGGCTGCTTGTAAAACGTGATACTTATGTATCATTCTCCATGAGTGATTTTAAACCAAATTTTAAAGTAGTAAAAGATATTTTGACTGTTGGATTACCTGCAAGCGCAGAATCATTCGTAATGTCAGTTTTAGGGATAGTTCTAAACCTTATGCTGGTATTAACAGCCGGAACTACCGCTGTTGCAGTATATACTGCCGGTTGGAGAGTGGTGATGATTGCCATGATCCCAGCAATAGGGATAGGTACTGCTGTAATAACTGTTGCAGGGGCTGCTTACGGAGCTAAAAAATATGAAAATGTTTCTACTGCGCTTAACTATTCAGTGAAATTGGGCGTTTTAATTGCAATATTTACCGGCACATTGACTTATGTATTTGCATCAAATATTGCAACTATATTTGCTTATTCATCGCAAAGCGCTTTTATGGCACCTTCAATAGCTGAATTCCTTAAGGTAATGTGTCTATTCTATATCGTAGTCCCGCTTGGAATTATGGCCAGTTGCGTCTTTCAGGCAATGGGAAAAGGAATAACATCATTAATCCTTACTATAATTCGGGAAGTAGCGTTTATTTCAGTATTTGCGTATTTATTCGCTTTCATTCTTGGATTAGGCCAGTATGGAGTTTGGTGGGGAATTGTAGTAGGTGGTGCACTGGGCTGTGCAGTTGCATATATCTGGGCAAATAAATACATCAACAGCCTCAAAAGAACGTATATTAAAAAAGAAACTCCAGAAATGGAAGTTACATCTGCAAAATAA